From the Desulfonatronum thiosulfatophilum genome, one window contains:
- the recQ gene encoding DNA helicase RecQ, with the protein MNENPIFTIGYGSRSLTDLLELLRGQRIEYLLDVRSRPYSKGRPEYAKAALEECLKNKGIRYLFMGDALGGMAEDQESGVPAQERPAFRQGIARLCKAHQQQLRVALLCGEARPELCHRAVLIGAALAELGIPVLHIDENTVLVPQEQVMDRLSALSGQEAGRGEERAADLAPDDDFIFPDMPDNDVPPPSDADMPQDVMGDEPEADSGLPGWAGSEGQAGVSDPRRPVLDLSRFRNSDPQTVLKQVFGYDGFRPLQAEVIAAVLAKEDALAIMPTGSGKSLCFQLPALLFPGLTVVVSPLIALMEDQVMQARELGLPAAFLNSTVPIQEYQAIMADVRAGGVKLLYAAPETLLQPVILQLLESVAVDCLTIDEAHCISEWGHDFRPEYRRLVDVRRRLPGAVCLAVTATATELVRRDIKASLGIDDAHQYLASFNRENLYLEVAAKNDAMDQSLAFLEDRRDQSGIIYCATRKQVDVLCEVLCARGVSALPYHAGLDAPTRMGNQRRFIRDDVRVMVATIAFGMGINKSNIRFVLHYDLPKNLESYYQQVGRAGRDGLRAECLLLFTHGDVQTYVSFIKKMDAAQQKPARLQLEAMVGYSESAVCRRIPLLGYFNESHPAANCGMCDNCCTEPKELSDVTVAAQKFLSCVKRTGEMFGMSHIIDVLRGSRSEKVLSRRHDGLSTYGIGMEHSKKQWQHLARQFIQQGLLIQDMEHGGLRLGQEAYQVFKGRQVMGVLPEPATPAFSSSGPSAMHDQAYDAQLFDLLRVRRKELAEAANVPPYVVFSDRSLVEMAAVFPQSPGTFAAIHGVGEAKLTKYADEFLPIIRDYCTQRGIVEQPAVAAPPPRPKPEGLGPRTLEVLALCESGQSIAQVCEMFKVKPATIVNHLWQAVMAGRSVRRDVLEAEITLPPDIRQRVLDAFAEHGPERLRPVYDALQGAVNYDDLHLMRLYVVLNRQGVVS; encoded by the coding sequence ATGAACGAGAATCCCATCTTTACCATCGGCTATGGCTCACGGTCTTTGACGGATTTGCTGGAACTGCTGCGCGGTCAGCGGATCGAGTATCTTCTGGATGTCCGCTCCAGGCCGTATTCCAAAGGGCGACCCGAATACGCCAAGGCCGCCCTGGAAGAGTGTCTGAAGAACAAGGGAATTCGGTACCTGTTCATGGGCGACGCCCTGGGGGGAATGGCGGAGGATCAGGAGAGCGGAGTTCCCGCTCAGGAGCGGCCGGCCTTCCGGCAGGGCATCGCGCGACTGTGCAAAGCCCACCAGCAGCAACTGCGGGTGGCCCTGCTCTGCGGCGAGGCCAGGCCGGAGCTGTGCCACCGCGCCGTGCTGATCGGAGCGGCCCTGGCGGAGTTGGGCATTCCGGTGCTGCACATCGACGAGAACACGGTCCTGGTTCCGCAGGAGCAGGTCATGGATCGGCTGTCGGCATTGTCCGGGCAGGAAGCGGGCCGGGGCGAGGAGCGTGCGGCGGATCTGGCACCCGATGATGATTTCATTTTTCCCGACATGCCGGATAATGATGTCCCGCCGCCCTCGGATGCGGACATGCCTCAGGATGTGATGGGGGATGAACCCGAAGCGGATTCAGGCCTGCCGGGATGGGCCGGTTCGGAAGGGCAGGCCGGTGTTTCGGATCCGCGGCGTCCTGTCCTGGATTTAAGCCGGTTTCGGAATTCGGACCCGCAAACGGTCCTGAAGCAGGTCTTCGGCTACGACGGCTTCCGTCCGTTGCAGGCCGAGGTCATTGCCGCCGTCCTGGCCAAGGAGGATGCCCTGGCCATTATGCCCACGGGCAGCGGGAAATCCCTGTGCTTTCAACTGCCCGCGCTGCTTTTTCCAGGGCTGACCGTGGTGGTGTCGCCCCTGATCGCCTTAATGGAGGACCAGGTGATGCAGGCCCGGGAGCTCGGCCTGCCCGCGGCCTTTCTGAACAGTACGGTGCCGATCCAGGAGTATCAGGCAATCATGGCCGATGTTCGGGCCGGCGGAGTCAAGCTGCTGTACGCGGCCCCCGAGACCCTGCTCCAGCCGGTCATCCTGCAACTGCTGGAGAGCGTGGCCGTGGACTGCCTGACCATCGACGAGGCCCACTGCATCTCCGAATGGGGCCACGATTTTCGCCCGGAATACCGTCGGCTGGTGGACGTGCGCCGCCGTCTGCCCGGGGCGGTCTGTCTTGCGGTCACGGCCACGGCCACGGAACTGGTGCGCCGGGACATCAAGGCCAGTCTGGGCATTGACGATGCCCATCAGTATCTGGCCAGCTTCAACCGGGAGAATCTCTACCTGGAGGTGGCGGCCAAGAACGATGCCATGGACCAGTCGCTGGCCTTTCTTGAGGATCGGCGGGACCAGTCCGGAATCATTTACTGCGCCACCCGCAAGCAGGTGGACGTGCTTTGCGAGGTGCTTTGCGCGCGGGGCGTTTCCGCGCTGCCCTATCATGCCGGGCTGGACGCTCCGACCCGGATGGGCAATCAGCGCCGGTTCATCCGCGACGACGTCCGGGTCATGGTGGCGACCATCGCATTCGGCATGGGCATCAACAAGTCGAACATCCGTTTCGTCCTGCACTACGATCTGCCCAAGAACCTGGAAAGCTACTACCAGCAGGTGGGCCGCGCCGGCCGGGACGGCCTGCGGGCGGAGTGCCTTCTGCTCTTCACCCACGGCGACGTGCAGACCTATGTCTCCTTCATCAAAAAAATGGATGCGGCGCAGCAGAAACCGGCGCGGCTGCAACTGGAGGCCATGGTTGGGTATAGCGAATCCGCGGTCTGTCGCCGGATCCCCCTGCTGGGCTATTTCAATGAATCCCATCCCGCGGCCAACTGCGGGATGTGCGACAACTGCTGCACCGAGCCCAAGGAACTGAGCGACGTGACCGTTGCCGCGCAAAAGTTTCTGTCCTGCGTCAAGCGCACCGGCGAAATGTTCGGCATGAGCCACATCATCGACGTGCTGCGCGGCTCCAGGTCGGAAAAGGTGCTCAGCCGGCGACACGACGGCCTGTCCACCTACGGGATCGGTATGGAGCATTCGAAGAAACAATGGCAGCATCTGGCCCGACAGTTCATCCAGCAGGGTCTGCTGATCCAGGATATGGAGCACGGAGGGCTGCGTCTGGGACAGGAGGCGTACCAGGTTTTCAAGGGGCGTCAGGTCATGGGCGTGCTGCCAGAGCCGGCGACGCCCGCTTTCTCCTCTTCAGGTCCGTCCGCAATGCACGACCAGGCGTATGACGCGCAGTTGTTCGACCTGTTGCGGGTACGGCGCAAGGAACTTGCGGAGGCCGCCAATGTGCCGCCCTACGTGGTTTTTTCGGATCGATCCCTGGTGGAGATGGCCGCTGTTTTTCCGCAATCCCCCGGAACCTTCGCGGCGATACACGGAGTGGGCGAGGCCAAGCTGACCAAATACGCGGACGAATTCCTGCCGATCATCCGCGATTACTGCACGCAACGCGGCATCGTTGAGCAGCCCGCAGTCGCCGCGCCGCCTCCACGGCCCAAGCCCGAGGGTCTGGGACCACGCACCCTGGAGGTGCTCGCATTGTGTGAAAGCGGGCAAAGCATTGCCCAGGTGTGCGAGATGTTCAAGGTCAAGCCGGCGACCATCGTCAACCATCTATGGCAAGCGGTCATGGCCGGCCGGAGCGTCCGGAGAGATGTTCTGGAGGCCGAGATCACGCTGCCCCCGGATATCAGGCAGCGCGTCCTGGACGCCTTTGCCGAACACGGCCCGGAACGGCTCAGGCCGGTCTACGATGCGCTCCAGGGGGCGGTGAACTACGACGATCTGCACCTGATGCGGCTGTACGTCGTGCTGAACAGGCAGGGGGTTGTTTCTTGA
- a CDS encoding helix-turn-helix domain-containing protein, with protein MAKLKPPLSVRQGLVHLGEDLRRARLRRGLKMTLVAERAGISRETLAKIQKGDPGVSMGAYAAVIFALGMGTKWMRLADISNDPVGQALETERLPKRARGLQKLGE; from the coding sequence ATGGCGAAACTCAAACCTCCTCTCAGCGTCCGCCAAGGGCTCGTCCATCTCGGAGAAGATCTCCGCAGGGCCAGGCTGCGGCGCGGGTTGAAAATGACCCTTGTGGCGGAGCGGGCCGGGATCAGCCGGGAGACTTTGGCGAAAATTCAGAAAGGCGATCCCGGGGTAAGCATGGGGGCTTATGCCGCGGTGATTTTCGCTTTGGGCATGGGGACGAAATGGATGAGGCTGGCCGACATCAGCAATGATCCGGTGGGCCAGGCCCTGGAAACCGAGCGGCTGCCCAAGCGCGCCCGAGGCTTGCAAAAGCTGGGGGAGTGA
- a CDS encoding HipA N-terminal domain-containing protein, protein MPKEIFVHVDLRDGPFFVGTLWVHTAKGRQSATFEYASAWRSCAAGFSLEPALELRKGTFHTDKAMFGAIGDSAPDRWGRTLMNRREARLARLEKRTPRMLREAEGWRLSPLYDLEPTPEHVKPRILHTRIDYHDGTASLELAFDVAGEFGVEPREAEFLAETIAAAVQCWEDEGLRWRASRQEIEFKRSAFELGR, encoded by the coding sequence GTGCCCAAAGAGATCTTCGTTCATGTCGACCTGCGTGATGGTCCTTTTTTCGTGGGTACGCTCTGGGTTCATACGGCAAAAGGCCGGCAAAGCGCCACATTCGAATACGCATCCGCCTGGAGAAGCTGCGCCGCGGGCTTTTCTCTCGAGCCCGCCCTGGAATTGCGAAAAGGAACGTTTCACACGGACAAGGCCATGTTCGGAGCTATAGGCGATTCGGCCCCGGACCGTTGGGGGCGGACCTTGATGAATCGTCGGGAAGCCAGGTTAGCCAGATTGGAAAAGCGTACTCCCCGCATGCTCCGGGAAGCGGAAGGCTGGCGACTTTCTCCCCTCTACGATCTGGAACCCACTCCGGAACACGTCAAACCGCGCATCCTGCATACCCGGATTGATTATCACGACGGGACGGCCAGTCTGGAACTGGCTTTTGACGTGGCCGGCGAATTCGGAGTGGAGCCCAGGGAGGCCGAATTTCTTGCCGAAACCATTGCCGCGGCCGTTCAATGTTGGGAAGACGAAGGACTGCGTTGGAGAGCGAGCAGGCAGGAGATTGAGTTCAAGCGTTCGGCGTTTGAACTTGGCAGGTAG
- the hsdR gene encoding EcoAI/FtnUII family type I restriction enzme subunit R: MNKKDFTEADIRTKFVTPALTGARGEKWDLMTQIREEFYFTRGRVIVRGRTVRRGEAKKADYILFYKPNLPIAVIEAKDNNHCVGAGMQQALDYAEILDIPFAYSTNGDAFLEHDRTRTSGHVTREIPLDQFPTPEQLWVRYREAKGYSAEQEAVAAQDYYDDGSGKTPRYYQLIAVNRTVDAIARGENRILLVMATGTGKTYTAFQITWRLWKSGAKKRILFLVDRNILADQTKTNDFKPFGPAMTKITNRTVDKAFEIYLCLYQAVTGTEEEQNIYKQFSPDFFDLIIVDECHRGSAADDAAWRKVLEYFSSAAQIGLTATPKETKDVSNIEYFGEPLYTYSLRQGIADGFLAPYKVIRIGLDKDLDGWRPEDGQTDKYGRLIEDREYNDRDFDRGLILEQRTALVAAKVTQFLRATDRFGKTIIFCENIDHAERMRQAMVNANPDLAAANSRYVMRVTGDNDEGKAQLDNFIDPESTYPVICTTSRLMSTGVDAQTCRLIVLDRRINSMTEFKQIIGRGTRINEDFGKFYFTIMDFKRATSHFADPDFDGEPVQIYEPGPEEPPVPPDEVPEEEGGYPPGSDLNGPHGPDEFGGGLREQQSKYYVDNVEVRVATERVQYLDQHGKLITESLKDYSRKAVRQTYATLASFLTVWNDAERKQAVLEELAARGVFLDELAEQVGRDYDAFDLVCHVAFDQPPLTRRERAEQVTKRNVFGKYGDKARAVLESLLAKYAETGITSVESLDILKVDPLRTFGTPIEIINLFGGKSAYLAAVRELEDHIYNLDAA, encoded by the coding sequence ATGAACAAAAAAGATTTCACTGAAGCGGATATCCGCACCAAGTTCGTCACTCCGGCGTTGACCGGCGCGCGGGGTGAGAAATGGGATCTGATGACCCAGATCCGGGAGGAATTTTATTTCACCAGGGGCAGGGTGATCGTGCGCGGCAGGACCGTGCGCCGCGGCGAGGCGAAGAAGGCTGACTACATTCTTTTTTACAAGCCGAACCTGCCCATTGCGGTCATTGAAGCCAAGGACAACAACCACTGCGTGGGCGCCGGGATGCAGCAGGCCCTGGATTATGCCGAGATTCTGGATATTCCCTTTGCCTACAGCACCAACGGGGACGCCTTCCTGGAGCACGACCGCACAAGAACCAGCGGTCACGTCACCCGAGAAATCCCCCTTGATCAATTCCCAACCCCCGAGCAACTCTGGGTCCGGTACCGCGAGGCCAAGGGCTACTCCGCGGAGCAGGAGGCCGTGGCCGCCCAGGATTACTACGACGACGGCTCCGGGAAGACGCCGCGCTATTACCAGCTCATCGCCGTGAACCGCACCGTGGACGCCATCGCTCGCGGCGAAAACCGCATCCTGCTGGTCATGGCCACGGGCACCGGCAAGACCTATACCGCCTTTCAGATCACCTGGCGGCTGTGGAAGTCCGGGGCCAAAAAACGCATTCTGTTCCTGGTGGACCGCAACATCTTGGCCGATCAGACCAAGACCAACGACTTCAAGCCCTTCGGCCCGGCCATGACCAAGATCACCAACCGCACCGTGGACAAGGCTTTTGAAATCTACCTCTGCCTCTACCAGGCCGTGACCGGCACCGAGGAGGAGCAGAACATCTACAAGCAGTTCTCGCCGGATTTTTTCGATCTGATCATCGTGGACGAATGCCACCGGGGCAGCGCCGCGGACGACGCCGCCTGGCGCAAGGTGCTGGAATACTTTTCCTCCGCCGCCCAGATCGGTTTGACCGCCACGCCCAAAGAGACCAAAGACGTTTCCAACATCGAGTACTTCGGCGAGCCGCTCTACACCTACTCCCTGCGCCAGGGGATCGCCGACGGATTTCTCGCGCCCTACAAGGTCATCCGCATCGGTTTGGACAAGGACCTGGACGGCTGGCGGCCCGAGGACGGACAGACCGACAAGTACGGCCGGCTGATCGAGGACCGGGAATACAACGACCGCGATTTCGACCGCGGTCTGATCCTGGAGCAACGCACCGCCCTGGTGGCCGCCAAGGTCACCCAGTTTCTGCGGGCCACGGACCGCTTCGGAAAGACCATCATCTTCTGCGAGAACATCGACCACGCCGAGCGCATGCGCCAAGCCATGGTCAACGCCAACCCGGATCTTGCCGCGGCCAACAGCCGGTACGTGATGCGCGTCACCGGGGACAACGACGAGGGCAAGGCTCAACTGGATAATTTCATTGATCCGGAATCCACGTACCCGGTGATCTGCACCACCTCCCGGCTGATGAGCACCGGGGTGGACGCCCAAACCTGCCGGCTCATCGTCCTGGACCGACGCATCAATTCCATGACCGAGTTCAAGCAGATCATCGGGCGCGGCACCCGGATCAACGAGGACTTCGGCAAGTTCTATTTCACGATCATGGATTTCAAGCGGGCCACGAGCCACTTCGCGGACCCGGACTTCGACGGCGAGCCGGTGCAGATCTACGAGCCGGGTCCGGAAGAGCCGCCCGTTCCCCCGGACGAAGTTCCGGAAGAGGAGGGCGGCTATCCTCCGGGCTCCGATCTGAACGGCCCGCACGGCCCGGACGAATTCGGCGGCGGACTGCGGGAACAACAATCCAAGTACTACGTGGACAACGTCGAGGTCCGCGTGGCCACGGAGCGCGTTCAGTACCTGGATCAACACGGCAAGCTGATCACCGAGTCCCTGAAGGACTATTCCCGCAAGGCCGTCCGCCAGACCTATGCCACCTTGGCCTCGTTCCTGACCGTCTGGAACGACGCCGAAAGAAAACAGGCCGTCCTGGAGGAACTCGCGGCCAGGGGCGTGTTTCTGGACGAACTTGCTGAACAGGTCGGCCGGGACTATGACGCCTTTGATCTCGTCTGCCATGTCGCCTTTGACCAACCGCCGCTGACCCGCAGAGAGCGGGCTGAACAGGTCACAAAGCGCAACGTGTTCGGGAAATACGGCGACAAGGCCCGCGCCGTCCTGGAGTCCCTGCTCGCCAAGTACGCCGAAACCGGCATCACCAGCGTTGAATCCCTGGACATCCTCAAAGTGGACCCCCTGCGCACCTTCGGCACCCCCATCGAAATCATCAATCTCTTTGGCGGCAAGTCCGCGTATCTGGCCGCGGTCAGGGAGCTTGAAGACCATATTTATAATTTGGACGCCGCATAA
- a CDS encoding type I restriction-modification system subunit M, whose product MPNISGIVKSIQDIMRKDAGTYGDAQRLEQLGWMFFLKIFNDREKEMQLLRDTYRSPLPENLRWSTWAADEEGVTGEALLDFVNNALLPKLKSLTVGGDKISGLIRMSFEDANNYMKNGTLMRQVINKINAIDFNASDDRHMFGDIYEKLLKDLQSAGNAGEFYTPRAVTQFIVEQVDPRLGERILDPACGTGGFLVCAIEHLRKQARSEADEQLIQDCFAGIEKKHLPHVLCITNLLLHGIDVPSNVRHDNTLARPLRDWGPRERVDVIVTNPPFGGMEEDGIEANFPAEFRTRETADLFLVLLMKILKPGGRAGIVLPDGTLFGEGVKTRIKEALLTECNLHTIVRLPNGVFNPYTSIRTNLLFFTKGSPTREVWYYEHPYPPGAKSYNKGKPIRIEEFEAERAWWGTEQDGFAGRVENERAWRIPIDQIKAGNYNLDLKNPHNADTGPGDVEQLLPEYEKLLEQIAATRGKLKAQLMEALSR is encoded by the coding sequence ATGCCCAATATCTCAGGCATCGTAAAATCCATCCAGGACATCATGCGCAAGGACGCCGGAACCTACGGCGACGCCCAGCGTTTGGAACAGCTCGGCTGGATGTTTTTTCTGAAGATCTTCAACGACCGCGAAAAGGAGATGCAGCTTCTCCGCGACACCTATCGTTCGCCCCTGCCGGAGAACCTGCGCTGGTCCACCTGGGCCGCGGACGAGGAGGGCGTCACCGGCGAGGCGTTGCTGGATTTCGTCAACAACGCGCTCTTGCCCAAGCTCAAGTCCCTGACCGTGGGCGGGGACAAGATCAGCGGTCTGATCCGGATGTCCTTCGAGGACGCCAACAACTACATGAAAAACGGCACGTTGATGCGCCAAGTCATCAACAAGATCAACGCCATCGACTTCAACGCCTCGGATGACCGCCACATGTTCGGCGACATCTACGAAAAGCTGCTCAAGGACTTGCAGTCCGCCGGAAACGCGGGGGAATTCTACACTCCCCGGGCCGTGACCCAATTCATCGTCGAACAGGTCGATCCGCGCCTGGGCGAACGCATCCTCGACCCGGCCTGCGGCACCGGCGGCTTTCTCGTCTGCGCCATCGAGCACCTGCGCAAACAGGCCAGGAGCGAAGCCGACGAACAGCTCATCCAGGATTGTTTCGCCGGAATCGAGAAAAAGCATCTGCCCCATGTCCTGTGCATCACCAACCTGCTCCTGCACGGCATCGACGTGCCTTCCAACGTCCGCCACGACAATACCCTGGCCCGCCCCCTGCGTGACTGGGGCCCCAGGGAGCGCGTCGACGTCATCGTCACCAACCCGCCCTTCGGCGGCATGGAAGAGGACGGCATCGAAGCCAACTTCCCCGCCGAGTTCCGCACCCGCGAAACAGCGGACCTGTTCCTGGTCCTTCTTATGAAGATCCTCAAGCCCGGCGGCCGGGCCGGCATCGTCCTGCCCGACGGCACCCTGTTCGGCGAAGGCGTGAAAACACGGATCAAGGAAGCCCTGCTCACCGAATGCAACCTGCACACCATCGTCCGCCTGCCCAACGGTGTTTTCAACCCATACACCAGCATCCGCACCAACCTCCTGTTCTTCACCAAGGGCTCGCCCACCCGGGAAGTATGGTACTACGAGCACCCGTATCCGCCCGGAGCCAAAAGCTACAACAAGGGCAAACCCATCCGCATCGAGGAGTTCGAGGCCGAGCGTGCGTGGTGGGGCACGGAACAGGACGGCTTCGCCGGCCGCGTGGAGAACGAACGAGCCTGGCGCATACCCATCGATCAGATCAAGGCCGGAAACTACAACCTGGATTTGAAAAATCCGCACAATGCCGACACCGGCCCGGGGGACGTGGAGCAACTGCTGCCGGAATACGAAAAGCTGCTGGAACAGATCGCCGCAACGCGGGGGAAGTTGAAGGCCCAGCTGATGGAGGCGTTGAGTCGATGA
- a CDS encoding restriction endonuclease subunit S — MTLETFFDKFNLFADAPGAVGKIRELVLEWAVRGRLVSQDAKDETAKTLLKRVATTAKTRRRGTNLQEEIEGPFQIPKTWEWVRLPHVLTKLTDGTHHSPPNGTSGDFMYVTAKNIKTDGVLLDSITYVTKKVHDEIYSRCDPSFGDILYIKDGATTGIATINQIKEPFSMLSSVALLKPSEAIFNRYLLWAMRSPFFYSETRGAMKGAAITRVTLSVMAASLLPLPPLAEQKRIVAKVDELMALCDQLEAQQQERETRHADLARAAMARFADAPTPANLNFLFHPSYIISPADLRKTILTLAVQGKLVLQDPDDEPAEKFLTLIQNRLAMFKAGRSFRNGIDEKDSVKPFELPPGWAWSRFRELGEFGRGKSKHRPRNDSSLFVGGTHRLVQTGDVARANGAIQTYTALYNDVGLAQSKIWPAGTLCITIAANIADSGILGFDACFPDSVVGFIPAEPIPSVRYFEYFMRTAKEHLEKFAPATAQKNINLGILEQVWIPIPPLAEQRRIVAKVDQLMALVDELEVRLAASRTSAENLLTALVAELTGTTNGRKVSASPAKPDTSVLRPAVQPTPAAPIASTSLPSAPVTPAPPAAPKNARTLAELRKAAGLSQSAVAQAMGLNQAYISQMETGKRAINEAQQRQLAELLGVSSDIIRC, encoded by the coding sequence ATGACCCTCGAAACCTTCTTCGATAAATTCAACCTCTTCGCCGACGCGCCGGGAGCAGTAGGGAAGATACGGGAGTTGGTGCTGGAATGGGCTGTACGTGGGCGTCTTGTATCTCAGGACGCAAAGGATGAGACAGCCAAAACATTGTTGAAGAGAGTTGCCACCACAGCAAAAACGAGAAGGCGAGGGACGAATTTACAAGAAGAGATTGAAGGGCCATTCCAGATCCCCAAAACATGGGAGTGGGTGCGGTTGCCACACGTCCTCACAAAGCTCACTGACGGCACCCATCATTCACCACCGAATGGGACAAGCGGTGACTTTATGTATGTTACCGCAAAAAACATCAAGACTGATGGAGTTCTTCTCGATAGCATTACCTATGTCACTAAGAAAGTTCACGATGAGATTTATTCCAGATGTGATCCGAGTTTTGGAGATATACTCTATATAAAAGACGGCGCGACAACGGGAATTGCGACAATTAATCAGATCAAAGAGCCATTTAGTATGCTCTCCAGCGTAGCACTGCTAAAGCCGTCGGAAGCCATCTTTAACCGCTATCTGCTTTGGGCCATGCGCTCTCCATTCTTCTACAGTGAAACGCGAGGCGCAATGAAAGGGGCGGCCATTACACGTGTAACGCTGTCTGTTATGGCGGCAAGCCTTTTGCCCCTCCCACCCCTCGCCGAACAAAAGCGTATCGTGGCCAAAGTAGATGAACTGATGGCGCTATGCGATCAACTGGAGGCGCAGCAGCAGGAACGGGAGACCCGACACGCCGACCTCGCCCGCGCGGCCATGGCCCGCTTTGCCGACGCCCCCACCCCGGCCAACCTCAATTTTCTTTTCCATCCGTCGTACATTATCTCACCTGCCGACCTGCGCAAAACAATCCTCACTCTGGCTGTGCAGGGGAAACTTGTGCTGCAAGACCCGGATGATGAACCGGCGGAGAAGTTTCTCACGTTGATTCAAAACCGCCTCGCAATGTTCAAGGCTGGTCGTTCATTTAGAAATGGAATTGACGAAAAAGACTCTGTAAAGCCATTCGAACTCCCACCTGGATGGGCGTGGTCGCGTTTTCGCGAACTCGGCGAGTTTGGTCGAGGAAAGTCTAAGCATCGGCCTCGCAATGACTCTTCCCTTTTTGTTGGTGGCACTCACCGATTAGTCCAGACTGGCGATGTCGCACGAGCCAATGGAGCAATCCAAACGTATACAGCGCTCTACAACGATGTCGGCCTCGCACAAAGCAAGATATGGCCTGCAGGTACACTCTGCATCACAATCGCAGCGAACATAGCCGACTCAGGGATTCTCGGATTCGATGCTTGCTTTCCCGATAGCGTCGTCGGTTTCATACCAGCAGAGCCGATACCCTCTGTGCGCTACTTTGAGTATTTCATGCGAACGGCAAAAGAGCACCTTGAGAAGTTCGCTCCGGCCACGGCACAAAAGAACATTAATCTTGGAATCCTTGAACAAGTATGGATTCCCATCCCCCCCCTCGCCGAACAACGCCGAATCGTAGCCAAAGTGGATCAACTAATGGCCTTGGTGGACGAGTTGGAAGTCCGGCTTGCCGCCTCCCGCACCTCTGCAGAAAACCTTCTTACCGCCCTGGTGGCCGAACTCACCGGCACAACCAACGGCCGCAAGGTTTCCGCCTCGCCCGCCAAGCCCGATACCTCAGTATTACGACCCGCGGTCCAGCCGACTCCAGCCGCCCCCATTGCCTCGACATCGCTGCCTTCAGCTCCGGTAACTCCGGCTCCACCCGCCGCACCAAAAAACGCCCGCACACTGGCCGAACTGCGTAAGGCCGCCGGCCTTTCCCAATCCGCCGTAGCCCAGGCCATGGGCCTGAACCAAGCTTACATCTCACAGATGGAAACCGGCAAACGGGCTATCAACGAGGCGCAGCAACGGCAGTTGGCGGAATTATTGGGCGTGAGTTCGGATATAATTCGGTGTTGA
- a CDS encoding AAA family ATPase, producing MQIESIRLKNFKVFRDIELKNIPSFLVVVGANGSGKSTLFDVFGFLHDCLRGTVRQALDKRGRFREVVSRDADGDSILIEIQYRMNITDADRLVTYSLEIAENKGVPFVRREILRYKRGRYGSPYQFLKFEAGEGYAITNEEDFDKTDEELAREYQKVAPDTLALKALGQLERFKAANAFRQLIESWHVSDFHINVARGRKEASGESEHLSESGDNLPLVAQYLHEYHPERFQRILDIMAHRVPGVETIEPKLMDDGYLTLRFRDGSFKTPFLDRYVSDGTIKMFAYLVLLYDPQPHPLLCVEEPENQLYPTLMEELAEEFRLYSNRGQVLVSTHSPDFLNATQLDEVCWLVKKDGFTEIRRARDDEQIARYMADGDKLGWLWKQGFFQGADPR from the coding sequence ATGCAGATTGAATCCATCCGTCTCAAAAATTTCAAGGTGTTTCGCGATATTGAGTTAAAGAACATCCCCTCTTTCCTCGTGGTCGTCGGAGCAAATGGATCCGGTAAATCGACTTTGTTCGATGTGTTTGGTTTCCTGCATGATTGCTTGCGCGGCACGGTGCGCCAAGCCTTGGACAAGCGCGGCCGTTTCCGGGAGGTCGTCAGCCGGGATGCTGATGGCGACTCCATCCTGATCGAAATCCAGTATCGGATGAATATCACCGATGCGGATCGGCTTGTTACATACTCTCTTGAAATAGCAGAAAATAAAGGAGTTCCCTTCGTCAGGAGGGAGATTCTGCGCTACAAGCGAGGGCGCTATGGCAGCCCGTACCAATTTCTGAAGTTTGAAGCAGGTGAAGGATACGCTATCACCAATGAGGAAGATTTCGACAAGACCGACGAAGAACTGGCACGTGAATATCAGAAGGTCGCTCCAGACACCCTGGCCCTTAAGGCACTTGGCCAACTGGAACGCTTCAAGGCCGCCAACGCCTTTCGTCAGCTCATTGAATCCTGGCATGTGTCAGACTTCCACATCAATGTCGCACGTGGCCGCAAGGAAGCCTCTGGAGAATCCGAACATCTGTCCGAATCCGGAGACAACTTGCCCCTGGTTGCCCAGTACCTGCACGAATACCATCCGGAAAGATTCCAGCGCATTCTCGATATCATGGCCCATCGGGTGCCTGGCGTGGAGACCATCGAGCCCAAGTTAATGGACGATGGATACCTGACTCTGCGGTTCCGTGACGGCTCCTTTAAAACCCCATTTTTGGACCGGTATGTATCCGACGGCACCATCAAGATGTTCGCCTATCTCGTCCTGCTTTACGACCCTCAGCCGCATCCTTTGCTGTGCGTCGAGGAACCCGAAAACCAGCTTTACCCGACTCTCATGGAGGAGTTGGCCGAGGAATTCCGTCTTTACTCCAATCGTGGGCAGGTACTCGTCTCCACGCACTCACCGGATTTCCTGAATGCGACGCAACTGGATGAAGTTTGTTGGTTGGTGAAAAAGGATGGATTTACGGAAATTCGCCGCGCCCGGGATGACGAGCAAATCGCCCGGTATATGGCCGATGGGGACAAGCTGGGGTGGCTCTGGAAACAAGGCTTTTTTCAAGGGGCCGACCCGCGATGA